A single genomic interval of Gossypium raimondii isolate GPD5lz chromosome 11, ASM2569854v1, whole genome shotgun sequence harbors:
- the LOC105804509 gene encoding uncharacterized protein LOC105804509, producing MTRATAAFHNVEQRKRKHRAKSSKVMMKLIRETRRSYGKQGRKKKNKNKKIQFSSREISGLGRSSRVAGKKLRQHHLRRRLKRMETELEKMKAEMRDSAESLMAAKVEADQAEAKLQVLKLKLLAMKEIEAFLMGFL from the exons ATGACAAGAGCCACTGCAGCTTTCCATAACGTCGAGCAaagg AAACGGAAACATCGTGCAAAATCATCCAAAGTaatgatgaaattgataagGGAAACTCGAAG GTCATATGGGAAACAAGGcaggaagaagaagaacaagaacaagaagattcaattttcaagcagGGAAATCTCCGGCCTCG GAAGAAGCAGCAGAGTTGCTGGAAAGAAGCTGCGGCAGCACCACCTCAGGCGCCGGCTTAAGCGGATGGAAACCGAACTGGAAAAGATGAAAGCGGAGATGAGGGACTCGGCTGAGTCCCTAATGGCAGCTAAAGTAGAAGCTGATCAGGCTGAGGCTAAACTTCAAGTGCTGAAGTTGAAGCTTTTGGCAATGAAGGAAATTGAAGCTTTTCTCATGGGTTTTCTTTGA